A segment of the Nitrospiraceae bacterium genome:
TGGCTGAACTCGTGAAGGGACTGGAGAATAAATTCGGCGTAACGGCCGCTGCTCCGGTCGCCGTTGCCGCGGCGCCGGCTGCCGGTGGGGCCGCAGCCGCTGCAGCCGCCGAAGAGAAGACGGCGTTCGACGTCATTCTTGCATCGGCTCCGGCGGACAAGAAGATTCAGGTCATCAAGGTGGTTCGCGAATTGACCAGCCTGGGATTGAAGGAAGCGAAGGATTTGGTGGAAGGCGCGCCCAAACCGGTGAAGACGGGCGTGGCGAAGGAAGAAGCCGACACTATGAAGAAGAAGCTCGAAGAGAGCGGCGCGAAGGTCGAGGTTAAGTAGCCTCGACGTAGCAGTAAATCCGGGAGTGCCTGTCTTCTCCAGGCACTCAAGCCCAACCATATGTAGTGGAGGACTACCGAATGTCCGAAACGACTCTACAAGAGTTCGTGGAACGGAAAGACTTTTCTCGCATTCGCACTAGCATCGATATCCCGGATCTGATCGAGATCCAGAAGCGCTCCTACGAAGAGTTCTTACAAATGGAGGTGGAACCGGAGCGCCGCAAAGATTACGGTCTTCAAGCGGCACTGGCGAGTGTCTTTCCGATTCCTGATTACAACAACACGGCGGTGTTGGAATACACCAGTTACACACTGGGGACACCCAAGTACGATGAGCGCGAATGTCTTGAGCAGGGGATGACCTTTGCCGTGCCCCTCAAGCTGCGCGTCCGGCTGGTGGTGTTCGACAAGGAAGACAAGGGGCCGAAGAAAAAAGTGCTCGATGTTCGCGAGCAGGAGGTCTATGTCGGAGAACTGCCGCTGATGACCGAGCGGGGCACGTTTATCGTGAACGGCACGGAACGCGTGGTCGTCAGCCAATTGCACCGTTCGCCCGGCGCATCGTTTACTCACGACAAGGGGCGGACCCACGCGAGCGGTAAGGTGTTGTACTCCGCCCGCATCATCCCCTATCGCGGCTCGTGGCTCGATTTCGAATTCGACGCCCGCGACATTCTCTACGTGCGCATCGATCGCCGTCGAAAAATGCCGGCGACGATCCTCCTGAAAGCGTTCGGATATTCCAGCGACGATCTCTTGAAGATGTACTACCCGGTCGAGGAAATCCGGGTGGTCAAAGGCAAGTTGATGCGGAAGCTGGACCCCGAGATCCATCACGGTCTGCGCTGTTCCACGGAAGTCACGGAGAAGGGTGCGAAAGATCCGCTGGTCCGTGAGGGAGGAAGGCTGACCAAGGGTCTGATCGCGAAATTGAAATCGGCCGGCGTGAAGGAGATTCCCGTGTCGCCGGCTGAGCTGGTCGGTCGCGCCGTCTTGACCGAGCTCGTCGATTCGAAAAAGCACAAGATCGCTGAGAAAAACCAACGACTGACGGCGGAGATCGTCGAAAAAATTGCCGAGAGCGATATCGAAGACTTCAAGGTCATTTACTTGGACACCGCAACGGCGACTCCGGTGATTCTGGATACGTTGGAGATGGAGCGGACTGGTTCGAAGGAAGAGGCGATGGTCGAGATCTATCGCAGGCTTCGTCCGGGCGAAACCCCATCGGTCGAAACGGCCCGGGCGCTGTTCGACAATTTATTTCTCAACTCGAAGCGGTACGACCTGTCTCCTGTCGGGCGTCTGAAGCTGAACAAAAAACTCGAGCTGGACTTGCCGCTGGAACAGCGGACGTTAACAGCACAGGACATCGTCGAAGTCATTCGCTACCTCGTCAACCTGAAAATGGGCAAGGGCGAGATCGACGACATCGACCATTTGGGAAATCGTCGAGTCCGGTCTGTGGGCGAGCTCTTGGAAAACCAGTTCCGCCTCGGCCTGGTCCGTATGGAGCGCAGCATCAAAGAGCGCATGAACCTGCTCGATATGGAAACCGTGCTGCCGCACGACCTCATCAACGCCAAGCCGGTCGTGGCCGCCGTCAAAGAATTTTTCAGCAGCAGTCAGCTGTCGCAGTTCATGGATCAGACGAACCCACTTGCGGAGATCACGCACAAGCGGCGCCTTTCCGCATTGGGGCCTGGCGGGTTGACGCGTGAACGGGCCGGATTCGAAGTACGCGACGTCCATCCGTCGCATTACAGCCGCATCTGTCCCATCGAGACACCGGAAGGTCCGAACATCGGTCTGATCACGTCGCTCGCGACCTACGCACGGATCAACCAATTCGGGTTCATCGAGGCTCCTTATCGAAAGGTCGTCAAGGGAAGGGTCACGGATGAAATCGAGTTTTTGTCCGCAATCGAAGGGGATCGATACATCATCGCCCAGGCGAACTCAAAACTCGACGGGTCCAATCGGCTGGTCTCGGAAACCGTCTCGGCCCGGTCCGGCGGTGATTTCGTGACGGCCACTCCAGACAAGATCGAATACATGGACGTGTCGCCGAAACAGGTGGTCAGCGTGGCGACTGCGTTGGTCCCGTTTTTGGAACACGACGACGCAAACCGGGCTCTGATGGGATCAAATATGCAACGCCAAGCCGTGCCGCTGTTGAAATCGGAAGCCCCGCTGGTCGGCACTGGGATGGAGGCAGTTGTCGCGCGTGATTCCGGCTATGTGGTGCAGGCCAAGCGGACCGGCGTCGTGGAAAGCGTCGATGCGACGCGCATCGTCGTCCGAGCAGACTCCAAGGAAGGTCGGAGAGGGAAAGATTCGGGTTTGGATGTCTATGACCTTATCAAATTCCAGCGATCAAACCAGAACACATGCATCACTCAAACCCCCGTCGTTCGGATCGGTCAGCCAGTCAAGAAGGGCCAAGTGTTGGGTGACGGTCCGGCGATCGATCAAGGTGAGCTGGCCTTGGGCAAGAATGTCCTCGTCGCGTTTATGCCGTGGGGCGGGTACAACTTCGAAGACGCGATTCTGTTAAGCGAGAAACTCGTGCGGGAAGATGCGTTTACCTCGATTCATATCGAAGAGTTCGAGGTCGAAGCGCGCGATACGAAGCTGGGCAAGGAAGACATCACACGAGACATTCCCAACGTGGGAGAAGAGGCGCTCCGCAATCTCGATGAGAGCGGCATCATCCGTATCGGCGCTGAAGTGAAGCCGGGGGATATTCTCGTGGGAAAGGTCACGCCCAAAGGCGAAACGCAGCTGACCCCAGAAGAAAAACTCCTCCGTGCCATCTTTGGCGAGAAGGCCGGAGACGTCAAGGACACGTCGTTGACGGTGCCCCCCGGTGTCGAGGGCATTATCGTCGACGTCAAGATCTTTTCCCGCAAAGGCCTCGACAAGGATGAACGGTCCAAGACCATCGAGAGCGAAGATCAGATGAAGCTGCAGCGCGACCACCATGAGGAGCTGCGGATCATCGACGAGGAAAAAACGAAGAAGATTCGCAAGTTGCTCTTGGGGAAAGTCGTCGGCCGCGATCTGATGGATCCGGAGAGCGGGGATGTCATTCTCAAAAAGAAGGGCAAGCTCACGGCCGAAATCCTCAAGCGGCTTCCGGATGAAACCGTCCGGTACATCATCCTGAGCGATCCAGAAGAACAGAAGGAGCTCGAGGACATCGAGCGGCGTGCGAAGGAGCAGATCGAAATTCTCCAAACGCTCTACGACGAAAAGGTCGGTCGGTTGAAGCGGGGTGATGAGCTGCCGCCAGGCGTCATCAAGCTGGTGAAGGTGTACATCGCCATGAAGCGGAAGATTCAGGTCGGCGACAAGATGGCCGGCCGCCATGGCAATAAGGGAGTGGTTTCGCGTGTGTTGCCCGAAGAGGACATGCCGTATTTGCCGGATGGGACTCCGGTGGAGATCGTGCTGAATCCGCTGGGCGTGCCGTCTCGTATGAACGTCGGTCAGATTCTAGAAACACACCTCGGATGGGCGGCCAAGGCTCTGGGGATCACCGTTGCAAGCCCGGTATTCGACGGGGCTTCTGAGAAAGAGATCAAGGATTTGCTGAAGAGAGGCAAATTGCCCACCAGCGGACAATCGCAGCTCATGGATGGCAGGACCGGTGAACCGTTCGGGAGTCCGGTCACGGTCGGATACATGTATGTGCTGAAATTGCACCACCTGGTCGACGATAAGATTCACGCTCGTTCGATCGGGCCCTATTCTCTCGTGACCCAACAGCCGCTCGGAGGGAAGGCTCAATTCGGCGGGCAGCGACTGGGTGAAATGGAAGTCTGGGCCTTGCAGGCCTATGGAGCTGCCTCCACGCTCCAGGAGTTTTTGACGGTGAAGTCTGATGACGTGCCGGGCCGGTCTCGTATGTACGAAGCGGTGGTGAAGGGCGAACCGTTCTTAGAACCGGGACTGCCCGAGTCATTCAACGTGTTGGTCAAAGAACTTCAAAGCTTGGGGCTTGATGTCGAGTTGGTGAAGTCACAGGAATAAATTGAAATCAACTGACGAGTGACACGCACGGCTTGCATCTTTTGTTGAGCCGGACGATCGGCACTCGAACTGATCACTCCTCTCTAAGCAAGGAGGGATACACCTTGGAAGGCGTCTATACACTGTTTGAAAAGCCGCGGGATTCGGTCTCCTTCGATGCGATGCGCATCCGGATCGCCTCGCCCGAGAAAATTCGATCGTGGTCCTACGGCGAAGTGAAGAAGCCGGAGACGATCAACTACCGGTCATTCAAGCCGGAGAAGGATGGCCTCTTCTGTGCCAAAATTTTTGGGCCGATTAAGGACTGGGAGTGCAACTGCGGCAAGTACAAGCGCATGAAGCACCGCGGCATTGTCTGTGACAAGTGCGGTGTGGAAGTCATTCAATCAAAAGTCCGCCGCGAACGGATGGGCCATATCGAACTGGCCGCGCCAGTCGCGCACATCTGGTTCTTGAAGGGTGTGCCCAGCCGGATTGGCACGCTGCTCGACATGAGCCTGAAGCAGCTGGAGAAGATCCTCTATTTCGAGAGCTACGTCTGTGTGGATCCCGGGACAACTGATTTGGTGGAAAAGGACCTCGTCTCCGAAGAGAAGCTGCGGTCGTTGCAGTCGGAGTACAGCGCCGGCTCCTACAAAGTTGGGATCGGTGCCGATGCCATCCGTGAACTGCTTCGGAAGATCGATATCAACACTCTGTGGGATGAACTGCATGTGAAGGCGAAGGCGTCGGCCTCCGCGGCGCTGAAGAAAAAGTACGCGAAGCGACTGAAAGTCATCGAAGCATTCCGGAAATCTGGGAACAAGCCGGAGTGGATGATCATGGACGTGATTCCCGTGCTTCCTCCGGAGTTGCGCCCATTGGTGCCGTTGGATGGCGGGCGGTTTGCGACCTCGGATCTCAACGATCTCTATCGACGCGTCATCAACCGGAACAATCGCCTCAAGCGGTTGATGGAATTGAAAGCGCCAGGCGTCATTATCCGGAACGAAATGCGGATGTTGCAGGAAGCGGTGGACGCGCTCTTCGACAACGGGCGCCGAGGCCGTGCCATTCGTGGACCTAACAAGCGCCCGCTGAAGTCGCTCAGCGATATGCTCAAGGGCAAACAAGGGCGGTTCCGACAGAACCTGCTCGGGAAGCGCGTAGATTACTCGGGGCGAACCGTGATCGTGGTGGGGCCGGAGTTGCGTCTGCACCAGTGCGGGTTGCCCAAGAAGATGGCGCTCGAACTCTTCAAGCCCTTTATCTTCCATAAATTGGAGGAGCGCGGCGCGGCGACGACGATCAAGAGCGCCAAGCGTCTGGTCGAAAAGGAACGGCCTGAAGTGTGGGATGTACTGGACGAAGTCATTCGCGAGCACCCTGTGCTCTTGAACCGCGCTCCGACATTGCATCGATTGGGAATTCAAGCGTTCGATCCTGTGTTGGTCGAAGGCAAGGCAATCCGGCTCCATCCGCTCGTCTGCGCTGCGTTCAACGCTGACTTCGACGGTGACCAGATGGCGGTGCACGTTCCACTGTCGGTGGAAGCGCAGGTCGAAGCCCGGGTACTAATGATGTCCATCAACAATATTTTGTCTCCCGCGAATGGAAAACCGATCGCGGTGCCGTCGCAAGACATGGTGTTGGGTTGCTACTGGTTGACGAAGGAACGGGTCGGAGCGAAGGGCGAAGGCAAGGTGTTCGGCTCGCCGGAAGAAGTGCGTATTGCCTTTGATGCCCGGGAAGTCGAAGAGCATGCGCGCATTAAAGTGCGCATCGAAGGGGCACTCGTACAGACGACGGTTGGCCGGGTGCTGCTGTCGGAGGTTCTCCCTTCGGGTATGCCGTTCGTCAATGCAAACAAGGTGATGACGAAGAAGGAAGTAACGAGGCTGATCGATACGGTATATCGCCAAACCGGTCATCGGGAGACCGTGACGTTCCTCGACAAGATCAAGGACATCGGCTTCCAATATGCGACGCGCGCCGGTGTGTCGATCTGCATCGACAACATGCACATCCCGACGAAGAAGGAAGATCTGATCGGGAAAGCGCAGCGTGAGGTGAATGAAATCGAACGGCAGTATGCCGAGGGTCTGATCACGAACGGTGAGCGCTACAACAAGGTCATCGACATTTGGGCCCATGTGACCGAACAGGTAGCCAACGAGATGATGAAAGAACTCGGGGCAGGAGGCGACCCGACAAAAGCCGAATCGTTCAACCCGATCTTCATGATGGCCGACTCGGGCGCACGGGGCAGTTCACAGCAGATTCGTCAGTTGGGTGGTATGCGCGGCTTGATGGCCAAGCCGTCCGGGGAAATTATCGAAACGCCGATTACCGCGAACTTCCGCGAAGGATTGACCGTGCTGCAGTACTTCATTTCAACACACGGTGCGCGTAAAGGGTTGGCCGATACGGCGTTGAAGACCGCCAACTCCGGGTACCTCACACGTCGCCTCGTCGACATCGCGCAGGATGTCATCATCAACGAAATCGACTGCGGAACGACGGACGGCATTATCGTGAGCGCGCTCGTCGAGGGCGGTGAGATAATTCAGCCGATCGAAGAGCGCGTGCTTGGTCGCTTGGCAGCCGAGGACATTCGCGATCCGGTGACAGGAGAAATCATCGTGTCCCTCAACGAAGAAATTGACGAGGACCGGACCAAATCGATTGTCGAAGCCGGTGTCGATCGGGTGAAGATTCGCTCGGTGTTGACCTGCCAATCGCGCCGAGGGGTCTGCCAGTCCTGCTATGGACGGGACTTGGCTCGTGGGCGTCTGGTCGAAAAAGGTGAGCCTGTTGGTGTGATTGCGGCGCAGTCGATCGGCGAGCCGGGC
Coding sequences within it:
- the rplL gene encoding 50S ribosomal protein L7/L12, translated to MSATASKLSQEELIKAIESMSVLELAELVKGLENKFGVTAAAPVAVAAAPAAGGAAAAAAAEEKTAFDVILASAPADKKIQVIKVVRELTSLGLKEAKDLVEGAPKPVKTGVAKEEADTMKKKLEESGAKVEVK
- the rpoC gene encoding DNA-directed RNA polymerase subunit beta' — protein: MRIRIASPEKIRSWSYGEVKKPETINYRSFKPEKDGLFCAKIFGPIKDWECNCGKYKRMKHRGIVCDKCGVEVIQSKVRRERMGHIELAAPVAHIWFLKGVPSRIGTLLDMSLKQLEKILYFESYVCVDPGTTDLVEKDLVSEEKLRSLQSEYSAGSYKVGIGADAIRELLRKIDINTLWDELHVKAKASASAALKKKYAKRLKVIEAFRKSGNKPEWMIMDVIPVLPPELRPLVPLDGGRFATSDLNDLYRRVINRNNRLKRLMELKAPGVIIRNEMRMLQEAVDALFDNGRRGRAIRGPNKRPLKSLSDMLKGKQGRFRQNLLGKRVDYSGRTVIVVGPELRLHQCGLPKKMALELFKPFIFHKLEERGAATTIKSAKRLVEKERPEVWDVLDEVIREHPVLLNRAPTLHRLGIQAFDPVLVEGKAIRLHPLVCAAFNADFDGDQMAVHVPLSVEAQVEARVLMMSINNILSPANGKPIAVPSQDMVLGCYWLTKERVGAKGEGKVFGSPEEVRIAFDAREVEEHARIKVRIEGALVQTTVGRVLLSEVLPSGMPFVNANKVMTKKEVTRLIDTVYRQTGHRETVTFLDKIKDIGFQYATRAGVSICIDNMHIPTKKEDLIGKAQREVNEIERQYAEGLITNGERYNKVIDIWAHVTEQVANEMMKELGAGGDPTKAESFNPIFMMADSGARGSSQQIRQLGGMRGLMAKPSGEIIETPITANFREGLTVLQYFISTHGARKGLADTALKTANSGYLTRRLVDIAQDVIINEIDCGTTDGIIVSALVEGGEIIQPIEERVLGRLAAEDIRDPVTGEIIVSLNEEIDEDRTKSIVEAGVDRVKIRSVLTCQSRRGVCQSCYGRDLARGRLVEKGEPVGVIAAQSIGEPGTQLTMRTFHIGGTASKVVEQTVLEAKHAGHLKFMSFDAKKNADVHNGGIAVRNKEGEWVVMNRNAKIAIVDDNGREREKYPVVYGGKIKVKDGDRVELGQRLVEWDPYSLTILTEVGGKVAYGDIVEGVTMKEEFDEVTGLSRKVIIEHSGATLRPRVSIKDEGGKTAKVSGSTATVARYLLPVGAHIFVEKGATVHPGDVLAKIPRETTKTKDITGGLPRVAELFEARKPKEQAVISEIDGEVSYGGFVKGQRKVLVDNKMGDVKEYFIPKGKHVNVHEGDWVRAGEPLMDGSANPHDILDVLGPNELQKYLVDEVQDVYRLQGVSINDKHIEIIVRQMLRKVRIEEPGDTTFLPGSQVSKMVFEEENDRVLAKGGKPALGKPVLLGITKAALTTDSFISAASFQETTRVLTEAAINGREDNLRGLKENVIVGRLIPAGTGFEEYRDTFVISPKPEPVAVGQGEPAALVREGATASSTEGRS
- the rpoB gene encoding DNA-directed RNA polymerase subunit beta, with amino-acid sequence MSETTLQEFVERKDFSRIRTSIDIPDLIEIQKRSYEEFLQMEVEPERRKDYGLQAALASVFPIPDYNNTAVLEYTSYTLGTPKYDERECLEQGMTFAVPLKLRVRLVVFDKEDKGPKKKVLDVREQEVYVGELPLMTERGTFIVNGTERVVVSQLHRSPGASFTHDKGRTHASGKVLYSARIIPYRGSWLDFEFDARDILYVRIDRRRKMPATILLKAFGYSSDDLLKMYYPVEEIRVVKGKLMRKLDPEIHHGLRCSTEVTEKGAKDPLVREGGRLTKGLIAKLKSAGVKEIPVSPAELVGRAVLTELVDSKKHKIAEKNQRLTAEIVEKIAESDIEDFKVIYLDTATATPVILDTLEMERTGSKEEAMVEIYRRLRPGETPSVETARALFDNLFLNSKRYDLSPVGRLKLNKKLELDLPLEQRTLTAQDIVEVIRYLVNLKMGKGEIDDIDHLGNRRVRSVGELLENQFRLGLVRMERSIKERMNLLDMETVLPHDLINAKPVVAAVKEFFSSSQLSQFMDQTNPLAEITHKRRLSALGPGGLTRERAGFEVRDVHPSHYSRICPIETPEGPNIGLITSLATYARINQFGFIEAPYRKVVKGRVTDEIEFLSAIEGDRYIIAQANSKLDGSNRLVSETVSARSGGDFVTATPDKIEYMDVSPKQVVSVATALVPFLEHDDANRALMGSNMQRQAVPLLKSEAPLVGTGMEAVVARDSGYVVQAKRTGVVESVDATRIVVRADSKEGRRGKDSGLDVYDLIKFQRSNQNTCITQTPVVRIGQPVKKGQVLGDGPAIDQGELALGKNVLVAFMPWGGYNFEDAILLSEKLVREDAFTSIHIEEFEVEARDTKLGKEDITRDIPNVGEEALRNLDESGIIRIGAEVKPGDILVGKVTPKGETQLTPEEKLLRAIFGEKAGDVKDTSLTVPPGVEGIIVDVKIFSRKGLDKDERSKTIESEDQMKLQRDHHEELRIIDEEKTKKIRKLLLGKVVGRDLMDPESGDVILKKKGKLTAEILKRLPDETVRYIILSDPEEQKELEDIERRAKEQIEILQTLYDEKVGRLKRGDELPPGVIKLVKVYIAMKRKIQVGDKMAGRHGNKGVVSRVLPEEDMPYLPDGTPVEIVLNPLGVPSRMNVGQILETHLGWAAKALGITVASPVFDGASEKEIKDLLKRGKLPTSGQSQLMDGRTGEPFGSPVTVGYMYVLKLHHLVDDKIHARSIGPYSLVTQQPLGGKAQFGGQRLGEMEVWALQAYGAASTLQEFLTVKSDDVPGRSRMYEAVVKGEPFLEPGLPESFNVLVKELQSLGLDVELVKSQE